In Arthrobacter sp. CDRTa11, one DNA window encodes the following:
- a CDS encoding DUF6457 domain-containing protein, producing MKSQDETLEEWCRSLLQAYELEDVQMDVNAILSLAGVAAHSVVRPAAPLTTFIAGFAAGLASGSGQATDSASMAAAMDVARALAKDYDAEAAGTPAE from the coding sequence GTGAAGAGCCAGGATGAAACGCTGGAGGAATGGTGCAGGTCCCTGCTCCAGGCCTATGAGCTTGAGGACGTCCAGATGGACGTCAATGCGATCCTTTCGCTCGCCGGCGTGGCGGCCCACTCAGTAGTCCGGCCTGCCGCACCCCTGACAACCTTCATTGCCGGCTTCGCTGCCGGACTTGCCTCCGGCTCAGGGCAGGCCACCGATTCGGCCTCCATGGCAGCGGCGATGGATGTGGCACGGGCCCTGGCCAAGGACTACGACGCTGAAGCCGCCGGGACTCCGGCCGAATGA
- a CDS encoding helicase-associated domain-containing protein — translation MSLIRALSKELEARSDESLRALFAARPDLISPTVPDFSALAARASARVSVQRALERLNKPQMQVLETLHLCTNTDTEHSASATVVRKLISGSTVTAVERILASLQELALVHRAEPPHGTPSTARRQRFYLPVGCLKDVVGIYPAGLGRSYTELVRLQPAFAQRAVQLVSELHRSGVAIQPATTPMEAALSLQHWTSSPEALQKVLAGAPERTTALLARFRNWAMGAVPQAQRKASVANEGADVGPVDWLLARGLLVPLDAAHVELPHSVGLSLRGGAVINDFTLSPPVPELGNTTALLRRNAALGAIAETLRLVGELLYAVREQPLATLRSGGVGVREMRRLAETLRIEQSRTGLLLELCGLSGLLRLDVDSSAWIQPPQLEWLVLPRQEQWLWLVNAWLASERVPSLVGQPVGGPAAGSGPHRTAAGSIINALSAEAQRPDAPVVRKRILEILNELTREAAASDGKAPVLDAAAVLQRAEWAQPRMARRFSSLIRGVLVEAEMLGLIGSGALSQLGSAMAEDSPDEALGILGEHLPAALNHVLLQADLTAVAPGYLSPELSEKLLLMADAEGHGPATIYRFSVPSIRRALDSGHDASSLLEFLREHSATSVPQPLEYLVEDTAARHGRLHVGAAASFIQSDDESTVLELAAESKAAGLRLSRIAPTVLISSAPPRETAHVLRSLGLSPSVEESEPSVVRLRRTTGAAGSVRPVYTAPRTAPAEADVEAQLSLLRHSRPVGTGSRSAPAGAGPSIAAASAESGEAATQLGLETLQRAIRLKQRVSMNVVDSQGNANLETVVPLSVSGGRVRVFDPAKDTERVLSIHRIIDIEAAEELRQ, via the coding sequence ATGTCCCTCATTCGCGCGCTCAGCAAGGAACTGGAGGCACGCAGCGACGAATCGTTGCGGGCCCTGTTCGCTGCGCGGCCGGACCTTATCTCTCCCACCGTCCCCGATTTCTCCGCACTCGCCGCCCGGGCCAGTGCCCGGGTCAGCGTCCAGCGCGCACTGGAGCGCCTCAACAAACCCCAGATGCAGGTCCTGGAAACCCTCCACCTCTGCACCAACACGGACACCGAACACAGCGCCTCGGCAACAGTGGTCAGGAAACTGATCTCAGGATCCACGGTCACCGCGGTGGAACGCATCCTGGCCTCACTCCAGGAGCTGGCGCTGGTGCACCGGGCGGAGCCGCCACACGGAACCCCTTCCACTGCCCGGCGCCAGCGGTTCTACCTTCCCGTGGGGTGCCTGAAGGATGTGGTGGGCATCTACCCGGCGGGCCTGGGCCGCAGCTACACAGAACTGGTCCGGCTGCAGCCCGCCTTTGCCCAGCGTGCGGTCCAACTGGTTTCCGAACTGCACCGCAGCGGCGTGGCCATCCAGCCGGCCACCACACCCATGGAAGCAGCCTTGTCCCTGCAGCATTGGACATCATCGCCCGAGGCCCTGCAAAAGGTTCTGGCCGGAGCCCCGGAACGCACGACGGCGCTGCTCGCCCGGTTCCGCAACTGGGCCATGGGTGCCGTTCCCCAGGCGCAACGCAAGGCGTCCGTGGCGAACGAGGGCGCCGACGTCGGGCCTGTTGACTGGCTGCTTGCCCGGGGCCTGCTGGTACCGCTGGACGCCGCCCATGTGGAACTGCCGCACAGTGTAGGACTCTCCCTGCGTGGCGGAGCGGTCATCAACGATTTCACGCTGTCGCCGCCAGTTCCCGAGCTTGGCAACACCACTGCCCTCCTGCGCAGGAATGCCGCCCTCGGGGCCATCGCCGAAACCCTGAGGCTGGTTGGCGAGCTCCTGTATGCGGTCAGGGAACAACCCTTGGCAACATTGCGCAGCGGAGGGGTGGGGGTCCGCGAGATGCGGCGCCTTGCCGAGACCCTGCGCATAGAGCAGTCCCGGACGGGACTGCTGCTGGAGCTCTGCGGGCTGTCGGGCCTGCTCCGGCTGGATGTGGATTCTTCAGCCTGGATTCAGCCGCCGCAGCTGGAATGGCTGGTCCTTCCCCGGCAGGAGCAGTGGCTTTGGCTGGTCAACGCCTGGCTGGCCAGCGAACGTGTTCCGTCCCTCGTGGGGCAGCCAGTGGGTGGCCCGGCCGCCGGTTCCGGCCCTCACCGCACAGCTGCCGGAAGCATCATCAACGCACTGTCCGCGGAAGCGCAGCGGCCCGACGCTCCGGTGGTGAGGAAACGGATCCTGGAAATCCTTAACGAACTCACCCGTGAGGCAGCTGCCTCGGACGGCAAAGCCCCCGTCCTGGACGCCGCCGCTGTGCTCCAGCGGGCCGAATGGGCCCAGCCCAGGATGGCGCGCCGTTTCAGTTCCCTCATCCGGGGCGTCCTGGTGGAGGCGGAGATGCTTGGCCTGATCGGGTCCGGCGCGCTCAGCCAGCTGGGGAGCGCCATGGCAGAAGACAGCCCGGACGAAGCACTGGGCATCCTGGGCGAGCACCTGCCCGCAGCGCTGAACCATGTCCTCCTGCAGGCAGACCTCACGGCGGTGGCGCCTGGTTACCTTTCGCCGGAGCTGAGCGAGAAGCTCCTGCTTATGGCCGACGCCGAAGGCCACGGTCCGGCCACCATCTACCGCTTCTCCGTGCCCTCCATCAGGAGGGCACTGGACTCCGGGCACGACGCTTCCAGCCTTCTCGAGTTCCTGCGTGAACATTCAGCCACTTCAGTTCCCCAGCCCCTGGAATACCTGGTGGAGGACACCGCCGCCCGGCACGGGCGGCTGCACGTGGGTGCGGCCGCCAGCTTCATCCAGAGCGACGACGAATCAACGGTTCTGGAGCTGGCCGCGGAGTCGAAGGCGGCGGGCCTGAGGCTTAGCCGGATCGCGCCTACCGTACTGATCTCGTCAGCGCCTCCCCGGGAGACGGCGCACGTGCTTCGCAGCCTGGGCCTCTCGCCTTCTGTGGAGGAATCTGAGCCGTCGGTGGTCCGGCTGCGCCGCACCACCGGTGCCGCGGGCAGCGTCCGCCCCGTTTATACCGCTCCGCGGACCGCTCCGGCCGAGGCGGACGTGGAGGCCCAGCTGTCCCTGCTTCGCCACAGCAGGCCCGTCGGCACCGGCAGCCGGTCTGCGCCCGCCGGGGCCGGCCCTTCCATCGCTGCAGCCTCCGCCGAATCCGGTGAGGCGGCCACGCAGCTTGGCTTGGAAACACTTCAGCGTGCCATCCGCCTCAAGCAAAGGGTCAGCATGAACGTGGTGGACAGCCAGGGGAATGCGAACCTGGAAACGGTTGTTCCCCTATCTGTAAGCGGCGGCCGGGTCAGGGTTTTTGACCCGGCGAAGGACACCGAACGGGTGCTCTCCATCCACCGCATCATCGATATAGAGGCCGCAGAGGAACTGCGCCAGTGA
- a CDS encoding C40 family peptidase — protein sequence MSKAVSANAGTVGRQAAVIAAASGLILSMGLPANAADTTAGISASTESGSAQPALAVTAAPTATVSFERPVVKTTAAPKIETVRPQSTETATRASGATATTASKLTDTVSSAAASGLAAIAYTGIGSPYVWGGTTPNGWDCSGFTQWVYAQAGISIPRVNAWTAMKPTSTPSPGDLVMQNGGAHVGIYVGNGMMISALNPSQGTLLHSVASTGGGSYYTMS from the coding sequence GTGTCCAAGGCTGTTAGTGCAAATGCCGGGACCGTAGGTCGCCAGGCTGCTGTCATTGCAGCCGCATCAGGCCTGATCCTGAGCATGGGGCTTCCGGCCAACGCCGCCGACACCACCGCGGGCATCTCCGCTTCCACGGAGTCTGGTTCCGCGCAGCCTGCACTTGCCGTTACGGCTGCACCCACCGCTACGGTGTCCTTCGAGCGTCCCGTGGTCAAGACCACGGCTGCTCCGAAGATCGAAACCGTGCGTCCGCAGTCTACTGAGACGGCCACGCGGGCATCCGGAGCAACGGCTACCACCGCCTCCAAGCTGACGGACACTGTCTCCTCTGCTGCGGCGTCGGGTCTGGCTGCAATTGCCTACACCGGAATCGGCAGCCCCTACGTCTGGGGCGGCACAACCCCCAACGGCTGGGACTGCTCCGGTTTCACCCAGTGGGTTTACGCCCAGGCAGGCATCAGCATTCCGCGTGTCAACGCCTGGACCGCGATGAAGCCCACCTCCACACCGTCTCCCGGTGACCTTGTCATGCAGAATGGCGGCGCCCACGTAGGCATTTACGTTGGCAACGGCATGATGATCAGCGCCTTGAACCCCTCACAGGGAACGCTGCTGCACTCTGTCGCCTCCACAGGCGGCGGATCGTACTACACCATGAGCTAG
- a CDS encoding cold-shock protein, with amino-acid sequence MPTGKVKWYDKEKGFGFLAGEDGQEVFLPKSSLPEGVTDLKAGTRVEFGVADGRKGAQALGLRVLDKTPSIAKAKRPSAKDLAPLVQDLVTVLDNLSGTLSAGKYPEGNKGKAIAAALRKVADELDV; translated from the coding sequence GTGCCTACCGGCAAGGTCAAGTGGTATGACAAGGAAAAAGGTTTCGGATTCCTCGCGGGCGAGGACGGCCAGGAAGTCTTCCTGCCCAAATCTTCGCTCCCGGAAGGCGTCACGGACCTGAAGGCCGGGACGCGGGTTGAGTTCGGTGTGGCAGACGGCCGTAAAGGCGCGCAGGCATTGGGTCTGCGGGTCCTGGACAAGACCCCTTCGATTGCCAAGGCCAAGCGGCCGAGCGCCAAGGACCTCGCCCCCCTCGTTCAGGACCTGGTGACAGTACTGGACAACCTCTCCGGCACCTTGTCCGCAGGTAAGTACCCGGAAGGCAACAAGGGCAAGGCCATCGCCGCTGCCCTGCGTAAGGTTGCCGACGAGCTGGACGTTTAG
- a CDS encoding NlpC/P60 family protein, giving the protein MTTRATVARHRAEVVKTNSLAVIAKAVGDNAGGVGRQAAVIAAASGLVLTSGIAANAADTNVQRESASTSALGVEAAAPATISAASTISISYEKPAVTTTPAPVVEAPEPVVEVQEAPAAKPVASVKVAAAVPAGPVAASSKGQAILSAAYAQLGVNQDCTMLVTNSLAAVGINFHDWPAGYLSLGRTVSAAEAQPGDLIYYADGGAGVAHVAVYAGNGQAVHGGYNGNQTVVFSANVGSGPVFIRIP; this is encoded by the coding sequence ATGACTACACGTGCAACTGTTGCACGGCACCGCGCCGAGGTTGTCAAGACCAACTCGCTGGCTGTCATTGCCAAGGCTGTCGGCGACAACGCCGGCGGCGTGGGCCGCCAGGCCGCAGTCATCGCTGCTGCCTCCGGCCTTGTTCTGACCAGTGGTATCGCGGCCAACGCTGCTGACACCAACGTTCAGCGTGAATCTGCTTCCACTTCCGCTCTCGGTGTCGAAGCTGCAGCTCCGGCAACCATTTCGGCGGCTTCCACCATCTCCATCTCCTACGAGAAGCCCGCGGTCACCACCACACCGGCTCCCGTCGTCGAGGCTCCTGAGCCCGTGGTTGAGGTTCAGGAAGCTCCCGCCGCCAAGCCCGTGGCCTCTGTCAAGGTTGCAGCAGCCGTTCCTGCCGGTCCCGTTGCCGCGAGCAGCAAGGGCCAGGCCATCCTGTCCGCCGCTTATGCACAGCTGGGCGTCAACCAGGACTGCACCATGCTGGTGACCAACTCGCTTGCAGCGGTAGGCATCAACTTCCACGACTGGCCCGCCGGATACCTCTCCCTGGGCCGCACCGTCAGTGCTGCCGAGGCCCAGCCCGGCGACCTGATCTACTACGCCGACGGCGGCGCGGGCGTTGCCCACGTGGCTGTTTACGCCGGCAACGGCCAGGCCGTACACGGTGGCTACAACGGCAACCAGACCGTTGTGTTCAGCGCCAACGTTGGTTCCGGCCCCGTCTTTATCCGCATCCCCTAA
- the mobA gene encoding molybdenum cofactor guanylyltransferase yields MDSDVEFDAVILAGGRSSRLGGQPKQWMTYRGATLLQLSLDAARGAAGVAVVGPEDGALPAEVLTCREDPPFAGPAAAVAAGLAALAYAGALKPFTLVLACDMPRAGTAVQALRDGIRDGAEGVMAVDQDGRRQPLLGFYSTAALQRSVQDLASRGALINGSVMALLASLDVQLVTVPAGSTDDVDTWDDAAALGVAGQEP; encoded by the coding sequence GTGGATTCAGACGTGGAATTTGACGCCGTCATTCTTGCCGGCGGACGCTCCTCAAGGCTGGGCGGCCAGCCCAAACAATGGATGACGTACCGGGGCGCAACCCTCCTTCAGCTGTCACTTGACGCTGCCCGGGGCGCTGCCGGCGTGGCGGTAGTGGGGCCAGAGGACGGTGCCTTGCCGGCCGAGGTGTTGACGTGCAGGGAGGATCCGCCGTTCGCGGGGCCTGCTGCCGCAGTAGCGGCCGGGTTGGCGGCGCTGGCGTACGCCGGAGCGCTCAAGCCATTCACGCTGGTGCTGGCATGCGACATGCCCAGGGCCGGGACTGCTGTCCAAGCCCTTCGAGACGGAATTCGCGACGGGGCCGAAGGGGTGATGGCAGTTGACCAGGATGGCCGCCGGCAGCCGCTCCTGGGGTTTTATAGCACAGCCGCGCTACAACGCTCGGTTCAAGATCTCGCCTCCCGTGGTGCCTTAATCAACGGTTCGGTGATGGCACTACTTGCTAGTCTGGACGTGCAGCTTGTCACCGTCCCGGCAGGGTCCACAGACGATGTGGATACCTGGGACGATGCCGCCGCACTTGGAGTGGCCGGCCAGGAACCGTGA
- a CDS encoding molybdopterin molybdotransferase MoeA → MTAGPGEEPGDPEKPGVPEARETQQTTQNQDSLQAPETPQAPEAPHAESGHLAHTWQEARTAAFECATPIPAGRVPLQHALGRVLAGDITALHDMPHYASSAMDGWAVNGSGPWIIAEPGQRLAPHQASPIVTGGLIPPGAKAVLRSESAVLGTDDDGLPILMTGGTARPGEPRNGQHIRKAGEEATAGEVLVPAGVALNPAHLALAALAGHDALLVQGKPVVKLLLTGSEVVTHGVPEPGKVRDTFGPQLPAVVGMLGGIFGGQEKIGDTYSEWLEGLEDVALPPEPPSSPEDGADVAAPAVLPADVVITTGGTGRSGTDHLRQAVAELGGRLIIDGIAMRPGHPAVLAELPDGRFVLGLPGNPLAAMMALSTVGVPLLAALGHGTMPPVQEVPCGTTIEPDPGRTRLMPFRLLYGMASPAQHTGPGMMRGLASAQGVMVVPPHGVQLGEAVPAFALPWGPPVPVPEPAGAKSKAKAGARTAGRTAGKAAAKPAAPAGPVDWSALLG, encoded by the coding sequence ATGACTGCCGGACCCGGCGAAGAACCTGGGGATCCGGAAAAGCCTGGCGTCCCCGAAGCTCGGGAAACGCAGCAGACCACCCAAAACCAGGACTCCCTTCAGGCCCCCGAAACGCCTCAGGCCCCTGAAGCACCGCATGCAGAATCCGGCCATCTTGCCCACACCTGGCAGGAAGCCCGGACGGCTGCCTTTGAATGTGCCACACCCATTCCTGCCGGACGCGTGCCGCTGCAGCACGCGCTGGGCAGGGTTCTGGCAGGGGATATCACTGCGCTGCACGACATGCCGCACTATGCCTCCTCCGCCATGGACGGCTGGGCTGTTAACGGCAGTGGACCCTGGATCATTGCCGAACCCGGGCAGCGGCTGGCGCCGCACCAGGCTAGTCCCATCGTGACCGGAGGCCTGATCCCGCCCGGGGCCAAGGCGGTGCTGCGCAGCGAAAGCGCGGTCCTGGGCACGGACGACGACGGCCTGCCGATCCTGATGACCGGGGGCACGGCCCGGCCCGGTGAACCTCGGAACGGCCAGCACATCCGGAAGGCAGGCGAGGAAGCAACGGCCGGGGAAGTGTTGGTCCCCGCAGGTGTTGCCCTTAACCCGGCCCATCTGGCCCTTGCCGCGCTGGCCGGCCACGACGCGCTGCTGGTCCAGGGAAAACCCGTGGTCAAACTCCTCCTGACAGGCTCCGAAGTGGTCACCCATGGCGTACCTGAGCCCGGCAAGGTCCGGGACACTTTCGGTCCGCAGCTCCCTGCCGTGGTGGGAATGCTCGGCGGGATCTTCGGAGGCCAGGAAAAGATCGGCGACACCTATTCTGAATGGCTGGAAGGGCTGGAAGACGTCGCTTTGCCGCCCGAACCTCCGTCATCTCCGGAGGACGGGGCGGACGTGGCGGCGCCCGCTGTCCTGCCCGCCGACGTCGTGATCACCACCGGCGGAACGGGCCGCTCCGGGACGGACCATCTGCGCCAGGCGGTGGCCGAACTCGGCGGGCGGCTGATCATTGACGGAATCGCCATGCGCCCCGGTCATCCCGCCGTCCTGGCCGAGCTCCCGGACGGACGCTTTGTGCTGGGCCTGCCCGGCAATCCCCTGGCCGCCATGATGGCGTTATCCACCGTGGGTGTACCGCTGCTGGCAGCGCTTGGCCACGGAACCATGCCCCCGGTCCAGGAGGTCCCCTGCGGAACAACTATTGAACCGGATCCGGGCCGCACCAGGCTGATGCCCTTCCGCCTGCTCTACGGCATGGCGTCTCCGGCGCAGCACACGGGACCCGGCATGATGCGGGGCCTGGCCTCCGCGCAGGGGGTGATGGTGGTGCCGCCGCACGGGGTGCAGTTGGGTGAAGCTGTGCCGGCGTTCGCGCTCCCTTGGGGACCGCCGGTTCCTGTCCCCGAGCCTGCGGGAGCGAAGTCCAAAGCCAAAGCCGGCGCCAGGACAGCGGGACGGACGGCCGGCAAGGCTGCGGCAAAGCCTGCTGCTCCGGCCGGACCTGTCGACTGGAGCGCACTGCTGGGCTGA
- the serC gene encoding phosphoserine transaminase, with protein sequence MSETSITIPADLLPKDGRFGAGPSKVRPEQIEALSAASTTILGTSHRQAPVKNLVGSVREGLNQFFRAPEGYEVVLGVGGSTAFWDVASFGLVENKAQHLSFGEFGSKFASATNKAPFLEASTIITSEPGTRPEATAEAGVDVYAWPQNETSTGVVAPVKRVAGADDGALVLVDATSAAGGLDVDVAETDVYYFAPQKNFASDGGLWLGLFSPAALERAARIKASGRWIPDFLDLQTAVDNSRLNQTYNTPSLSTLVTLDAQVRWLNDNGGLDFASKRTADSAGRIYTWAEASDFASPYVAKADERSNVIATIDFDESVDAAAVAKVLRANGVVDTEPYRKLGRNQLRIATFVAIEPADVSALLACIDHVVAELRK encoded by the coding sequence GTGAGCGAAACCAGCATCACTATTCCCGCCGACCTCCTGCCAAAGGACGGACGGTTCGGTGCCGGACCTTCAAAAGTCAGGCCGGAACAAATCGAGGCGCTTTCCGCTGCATCCACCACGATTCTTGGTACGTCGCACCGTCAGGCCCCGGTCAAGAACCTGGTGGGCTCTGTCCGTGAGGGCCTGAACCAATTCTTCCGCGCCCCCGAGGGGTATGAGGTTGTCCTGGGCGTGGGTGGCTCCACGGCCTTCTGGGATGTTGCCAGCTTTGGCCTGGTGGAGAACAAGGCCCAGCACCTCTCGTTTGGCGAATTCGGCTCCAAGTTCGCGTCCGCCACCAACAAGGCGCCGTTCCTTGAGGCCTCCACCATCATCACGTCAGAGCCCGGCACGCGCCCTGAGGCAACGGCGGAGGCCGGCGTGGATGTCTACGCCTGGCCGCAGAACGAAACGTCTACTGGCGTTGTGGCGCCGGTGAAGCGGGTCGCAGGTGCGGACGACGGCGCCCTTGTGCTGGTGGATGCAACATCAGCAGCGGGCGGACTCGACGTAGACGTGGCCGAGACGGACGTGTACTACTTCGCACCCCAGAAGAACTTCGCTTCCGACGGCGGCTTGTGGCTGGGCCTCTTCTCCCCCGCCGCGCTGGAACGCGCCGCCCGCATCAAAGCCAGCGGCCGCTGGATCCCGGACTTCCTGGACCTGCAGACCGCTGTAGACAACTCGCGCCTCAACCAGACGTACAACACGCCGTCGCTTTCCACCCTCGTGACCCTGGACGCGCAGGTCCGCTGGCTCAACGACAACGGAGGGCTCGACTTCGCCTCCAAGCGGACCGCCGATTCCGCCGGCCGCATTTACACGTGGGCAGAGGCTTCCGACTTCGCTTCCCCGTATGTGGCCAAGGCCGACGAACGCTCCAACGTTATTGCCACCATCGACTTTGACGAGTCAGTGGACGCGGCAGCGGTGGCCAAGGTACTGCGCGCGAACGGCGTCGTGGACACGGAGCCGTACCGGAAACTGGGACGCAACCAGCTCAGGATCGCCACCTTTGTGGCGATCGAGCCCGCCGACGTATCGGCGCTGCTAGCCTGCATCGACCACGTGGTGGCTGAACTCCGCAAGTAG
- a CDS encoding metal-dependent transcriptional regulator: MTDLIDTTEMYLRTILELEEENIVALRARIAERLRHSGPTVSQTIGRMERDGLVVVSGDRHLELTTIGRKRAIEVMRKHRLAERLLADVIGLDWAYVHDEACRWEHVMSERVERRIYEMLDHPTESPYGNPIPGLAALGGAEPSGIADGVINLLDAMKGYGQGSQVTVSRLAEPIQVEPELLVQLDEGGIRPGASVSLERVGEYISVRVPGIEGALELPPEVAAHVFVSVG; encoded by the coding sequence ATGACGGATCTGATCGATACTACGGAGATGTATCTTCGGACCATTTTGGAGCTTGAGGAAGAGAACATTGTCGCTCTTCGGGCCCGCATCGCTGAACGGCTGCGCCACTCCGGCCCCACGGTGTCCCAGACCATTGGGCGGATGGAGCGGGACGGCCTGGTGGTGGTCTCCGGAGATCGTCACCTGGAACTCACGACAATCGGCCGCAAGCGCGCCATCGAAGTCATGCGCAAGCACCGGCTCGCGGAACGGCTCCTTGCTGATGTGATTGGCCTGGATTGGGCATATGTCCATGACGAGGCCTGCCGCTGGGAACACGTGATGAGCGAACGGGTGGAGCGGCGCATCTATGAAATGCTGGACCACCCCACTGAATCCCCTTATGGCAACCCCATCCCCGGTCTGGCGGCCCTTGGTGGTGCAGAGCCCAGTGGGATCGCAGACGGTGTGATTAATCTCCTGGACGCGATGAAGGGTTACGGCCAGGGCTCCCAGGTGACTGTCAGCCGCCTTGCCGAGCCAATCCAGGTGGAGCCAGAGTTGCTGGTTCAACTCGACGAGGGCGGGATTCGGCCGGGAGCCTCCGTCTCCCTTGAGCGCGTCGGGGAGTACATTTCCGTCCGCGTGCCCGGGATAGAGGGGGCGCTGGAGTTGCCGCCGGAAGTAGCGGCCCACGTCTTTGTTTCTGTCGGCTGA
- a CDS encoding HNH endonuclease: MRTLVLNAGYEPLAVITFRRALVLVLTGKASVVAEGEDPVVGPQEILGRPSVILLNRYIRPRYNQNTAVSRRGVLRRDGHRCAYCGKAAHTIDHVHPKSRGGADSWENLVAACLRCNNLKGDHTPGEMGWKLRFTPEPPHGTIWQIKELEKPTPAWDPFLLPERAA; this comes from the coding sequence ATGCGCACTCTCGTTCTGAATGCTGGATATGAACCGCTGGCGGTGATCACCTTCCGCCGGGCGCTGGTGCTTGTGCTCACGGGCAAGGCAAGCGTGGTAGCCGAAGGCGAGGATCCCGTGGTGGGGCCGCAGGAGATATTGGGCCGCCCGTCCGTGATCCTCCTGAACCGCTACATCCGCCCCCGATACAACCAGAACACCGCGGTCAGCCGCCGCGGTGTTTTGCGTCGGGACGGACACCGCTGCGCCTACTGCGGCAAGGCAGCCCACACCATCGACCATGTTCACCCCAAATCGCGCGGAGGCGCGGATTCCTGGGAAAACCTGGTAGCTGCCTGCCTTCGCTGCAACAACCTCAAGGGAGACCACACTCCGGGGGAAATGGGCTGGAAACTGAGGTTCACGCCTGAGCCTCCACATGGCACCATCTGGCAGATCAAGGAGCTGGAGAAGCCCACTCCGGCCTGGGACCCGTTCCTGCTGCCGGAACGCGCAGCCTGA
- a CDS encoding M23 family metallopeptidase: MQNSRGRRRAAGPPSAPRVAEVLAANRPRDPQRDARRRRGPFQQISDFAAASGVGQKAGIALAATGLVLTVTVPATGPVMATPAVGQTATSAASVLPQPEISAEAGAQIDFSRSSVVTQGDPDGKLKQLLSAQSAGSITRAASAGSLGAPLASLVTASPFGYRVSPITGGSGDFHRGQDYVAQCGTSVLAAASGTVTFAGWHPYGGGNRVVVDHGNGLETTYNHLSSFNVHVGQTVTRGEVVALSGTTGASTGCHLHFEVQVNGEVVDPTGWL; this comes from the coding sequence ATGCAAAATTCCAGGGGCCGCCGTCGCGCCGCCGGCCCGCCTTCGGCGCCCCGGGTTGCCGAGGTTCTTGCCGCGAACAGACCACGCGACCCCCAACGTGATGCGCGCCGCCGGCGTGGTCCGTTCCAGCAAATCAGCGATTTTGCCGCGGCCAGCGGCGTAGGGCAGAAGGCCGGGATTGCCCTCGCCGCCACCGGCCTGGTCCTCACGGTCACGGTTCCCGCAACCGGCCCCGTCATGGCCACCCCTGCTGTCGGCCAGACTGCAACCTCAGCCGCCTCAGTCTTGCCGCAACCTGAAATTTCCGCAGAGGCGGGTGCGCAGATCGACTTCAGCCGCTCCTCCGTGGTGACGCAGGGCGATCCGGATGGCAAGCTCAAGCAGCTGCTGAGCGCGCAGTCTGCGGGTTCAATCACCCGCGCCGCATCCGCCGGCAGCCTGGGTGCACCGCTGGCTTCACTCGTGACCGCCTCTCCGTTCGGTTACCGCGTCAGTCCCATTACCGGTGGTTCCGGCGACTTCCACCGCGGCCAGGATTATGTGGCCCAGTGCGGAACGTCGGTCCTGGCAGCCGCGAGCGGCACCGTGACCTTTGCCGGCTGGCATCCCTACGGCGGCGGCAACCGTGTTGTGGTGGACCATGGCAACGGCCTGGAGACCACGTACAACCACCTCTCCTCGTTCAACGTCCACGTGGGCCAAACCGTCACCAGGGGCGAAGTTGTGGCGCTCAGCGGCACCACCGGGGCTTCTACCGGCTGCCACCTTCACTTTGAGGTGCAGGTCAACGGAGAAGTCGTCGATCCCACCGGATGGCTTTAA
- a CDS encoding DUF3027 domain-containing protein: MTPTDAGTTDAAPTDATADAATAAKPGAARRAAVPVWRTGKPDAFLAAAVDVARTAIEGITAASDIGQHVAARSEGDRLVTHLFESKLPGYQGWQWYAVLTRNSRSKVVTVNELGLLPSEDSILAPEWVPWAERVRPEDAQEAEAAGQAVPATEAPVDDLEDVDQDDADQGGDADQDSPSPDDTHQDDADQDDAYQVGDHDADQDDADESPAGGAH, translated from the coding sequence GTGACCCCTACGGACGCCGGCACCACTGACGCGGCCCCTACTGACGCCACCGCTGATGCCGCCACCGCGGCAAAGCCGGGGGCGGCGCGGCGTGCCGCTGTGCCTGTATGGCGGACCGGCAAGCCGGACGCCTTCCTCGCCGCTGCTGTGGACGTGGCGCGCACGGCCATCGAAGGCATCACTGCCGCCTCGGACATTGGCCAGCACGTTGCGGCCCGAAGTGAGGGCGACCGCCTTGTCACGCACCTGTTCGAATCCAAGCTGCCCGGCTACCAGGGCTGGCAGTGGTACGCGGTCCTGACCCGCAACTCCCGCTCCAAGGTTGTCACGGTCAATGAGCTGGGCCTGCTGCCGTCGGAGGACTCCATCCTGGCCCCGGAATGGGTGCCATGGGCGGAGCGTGTCCGCCCGGAGGATGCCCAGGAAGCAGAAGCCGCCGGGCAAGCCGTGCCTGCGACAGAGGCACCAGTGGACGATCTCGAGGATGTGGATCAGGACGACGCCGACCAGGGCGGCGACGCCGATCAGGATTCTCCGAGTCCCGACGACACGCACCAGGACGACGCCGATCAGGACGACGCTTATCAGGTCGGCGATCACGACGCCGATCAGGACGACGCCGATGAGAGCCCGGCCGGAGGGGCCCACTAG